The Rhizophagus irregularis chromosome 31, complete sequence genome includes the window aACTTAGAGCATCATTGGGCGCGAATAATGGAGAACAGGTTTCTGAAAATGAAAACGACCAAAAAGAAGATTAACTATTTTGAAGCTCAAAGGCATAATAAAAATCTgctgaaaatgaaaaagaataccataagttaataaatttcgtaaatttaataaaatttatatttgatcaGGTGTATATTCATTAGATTTGGTTTAGAAcatagaaattaatttatatttcagtATTCGtctacatttattaattttcaatagttagttaatttaattaattataatttatactttattttgataccaaaatatgaaataattaaaaaattctatggTAGCACGATAAAGTATAATATTGTTTTTGTATCATTCCTGAACACGTTAACCTACTGGAATAGTTATTAAAAGGTTAAGATGTTTTGAATAATGATGCATAATTCTATGATATCAATCAACtatctttttaattatccTACATTCCAATAATGAAGATATTGTGATATTGTTATCcccaatattaaataaaatattagtaatacaaaagtttaaattacatatatttttgaaaaatcttatTTGGAAGTTAAAAAAGATCAACCATATAATTGACAATCATTTTCTGCTTTAGTATTCAATATTAAACCCACAATTAAACCATAAAGACCTAGCACTTCcgcaaaaattaatattaagacCATAGTTACAAAGAGTCTTGGTTGTTGCGCATGAGCTCTTACACActttaaaaggaaattttcttattagaaaaagaattgaCTTAGTCGACTTACAaagaagaatttaattaggtAAAAACTTACAGCGTCACCGACCACACCAATAGTATACCCTGCTGCTAATCCGGAAAGTCCAACACCAAGTCCAGAACCCATATGAAGAAATCCACTTCATtgtcaaaataataaataaaaaaattaaacaccATGATATCAAATACGAAAAATAcgaaatatcaaattatactCACGTAAATAATGAATAGTCAGCAGTTGGTGACACTAAAgtgtaaattttaacaatattaaaaagggAAGACTAATACTTTAAACaatgattttaaatacataCTAGATCCCGTTATTAAAACTGACATCACAAGACCATAAACAGCAATAATACCGGCCATAATAATGGGTAAAAGcgactaaaattattattaatgatgaaTACTTTGAACAACtcaaatgaaagaaataagaTTAAATATGTACGAAATTACCTTCATAATAAGTTCCGGTCGAAATGTACCGGCGCCAGCAATACCAATTCCTGCTTTTGCAGTCCCATAGGCAGCTCCGATTGCTTTGGTATAGAATTacattaatgaaaaaataaatctcaAAGTTGAAcaatataaaacttattattttaaacttacaGCTGATTATCATCTTGTAATTTACGTGGTGAAAAAGTAAAGttaaaaagaatgtaaaaatacttgaaaaattatttaataacttacTGCAGCTGCAACTCCTCCAAAACCAAAAAATGGCGCAAAGACTGGACAAGCATTTGTTGccattgttaaaaaaaaataaaatttgattgtttGAGAtgattattagaaataaatatttataatatttatacaatttttatggtTACTCAAGTCAGCCAATAAATCTAAAAGATCTTATCAATCATTTAATCAGAGACTTTTTTTATACGCGTTTTCGAGATACATTAATTATAGAAGTATAGAGACAGCAAGTTTGACACCTCGATCTTGTGGCACCTGACACTTCGTTTAATCTTTTTTCAGAAACTACTCcaggtcaaaaaaaaatagaaaaacccAGGGCAATGGAATTATCAGAAAATATTAATCCTGCTATTCCTTTATTGTCCGAAGGATTTTTAGCTCA containing:
- a CDS encoding v-type proton ATPase 16 kDa proteolipid subunit 2; protein product: MATNACPVFAPFFGFGGVAAAMIISSIGAAYGTAKAGIGIAGAGTFRPELIMKSLLPIIMAGIIAVYGLVMSVLITGSMSPTADYSLFTGFLHMGSGLGVGLSGLAAGYTIGVVGDACVRAHAQQPRLFVTMVLILIFAEVLGLYGLIVGLILNTKAENDCQLYG
- a CDS encoding v-type proton ATPase 16 kDa proteolipid subunit 2 variant 2, producing the protein MIISSIGAAYGTAKAGIGIAGAGTFRPELIMKSLLPIIMAGIIAVYGLVMSVLITGSMSPTADYSLFTGFLHMGSGLGVGLSGLAAGYTIGVVGDACVRAHAQQPRLFVTMVLILIFAEVLGLYGLIVGLILNTKAENDCQLYG